A genomic region of Chitinimonas arctica contains the following coding sequences:
- a CDS encoding L-threonylcarbamoyladenylate synthase, translating to MALYLPLHPDNPQPRLIKQAVDIVRAGGVIVYPTESCYALGCQLGDKDALERIRRIRQVDDKHHFTLVCRDLSELATYAKVDNRQYRFLKSAMPGAFTVILQATREVPRRVMHAKRSTIGLRVPQNAVAQALLEELGEPLLSSTLLLPGEEWPPTEGWEISQQLEHQVEAVLDGGLCGTAVTTVIDLTEADPVLIRQGAGDAAVFGL from the coding sequence ATGGCCCTATACCTGCCACTGCATCCCGACAATCCGCAGCCCCGCCTGATCAAACAGGCGGTCGATATCGTTCGCGCCGGCGGTGTGATCGTCTACCCCACCGAATCGTGCTACGCCCTGGGCTGCCAACTCGGCGACAAAGACGCGCTGGAACGCATCCGCCGCATCCGCCAGGTGGACGATAAACACCATTTCACCCTGGTATGCCGCGATCTATCCGAGCTGGCCACCTATGCCAAGGTCGATAACCGCCAATACCGCTTCCTGAAAAGCGCCATGCCCGGCGCCTTCACCGTTATTCTGCAAGCCACCCGCGAAGTGCCGCGCCGGGTGATGCACGCCAAGCGATCCACCATCGGCCTACGCGTGCCGCAGAACGCCGTCGCCCAGGCGCTGCTGGAAGAACTGGGCGAACCCTTGCTGTCCTCCACCCTGTTATTGCCGGGCGAGGAATGGCCGCCGACCGAAGGCTGGGAGATCAGCCAGCAACTGGAACACCAGGTCGAAGCCGTGCTCGACGGCGGACTCTGCGGCACTGCCGTGACCACCGTCATCGACCTGACCGAGGCGGACCCGGTGCTGATACGGCAGGGCGCGGGAGACGCCGCGGTGTTTGGTTTGTGA
- a CDS encoding transposase has protein sequence MLTTLFIYHFQTMARPLRLEFAGALYHLTSRGDRREDIYLTEEDRRQFLMLLGQVCERFNWRVHAYCLMTNHYHLVVETVEANLSAGMRQLNGVYTQYFNRAHCRVGHVFQGRYKGILVERDSYLLELSRYVVLNPLRAGMVAELLDWPWSSYPTMVGDSAPDWLAVKPLLACFGGKIDQARERYRRFVAQGVNRSPPWEELRGQAFLGSDAFLDQMQVRLSQQVSAVTSLREIPRVQRRPAAKPVGWYAIMYPERNTAIFEAYQSGGYTLQDVAEHFGLHYTTVSRIVSKYVKYKT, from the coding sequence ATGCTGACAACTCTTTTTATTTATCACTTCCAAACTATGGCTCGCCCCCTTCGACTTGAGTTTGCCGGTGCACTGTACCACCTCACCTCACGAGGTGATCGGCGTGAAGACATCTATCTTACCGAGGAAGATCGCCGGCAATTTCTGATGCTGCTCGGTCAAGTGTGCGAACGGTTCAACTGGCGGGTTCATGCCTATTGCCTGATGACCAACCACTACCACCTTGTGGTGGAGACGGTGGAAGCGAATCTTTCGGCGGGCATGCGTCAACTCAACGGTGTCTATACCCAATACTTCAACCGTGCCCATTGTCGGGTAGGCCATGTGTTTCAAGGGCGGTATAAAGGCATCCTGGTAGAACGGGACAGCTACCTGCTGGAATTGTCTCGCTACGTAGTACTCAATCCACTTCGCGCTGGCATGGTGGCCGAACTGCTCGATTGGCCCTGGAGCAGCTATCCAACCATGGTGGGAGATTCAGCGCCCGATTGGCTTGCGGTCAAGCCCTTGCTGGCGTGTTTCGGTGGGAAAATTGATCAGGCTCGCGAGCGTTACCGCCGTTTCGTTGCACAGGGCGTTAATCGCAGTCCTCCGTGGGAGGAACTACGGGGCCAGGCATTCTTAGGTAGTGATGCATTCCTTGATCAGATGCAGGTGCGGCTGAGTCAGCAAGTATCGGCTGTGACTAGTCTGCGAGAAATCCCCCGCGTCCAGCGCCGGCCTGCAGCCAAACCCGTGGGCTGGTATGCAATCATGTATCCGGAAAGAAATACAGCGATTTTCGAGGCATACCAGAGTGGTGGTTACACTTTGCAAGATGTGGCTGAGCACTTTGGATTGCATTACACAACGGTAAGCCGAATTGTATCGAAATATGTAAAATACAAGACCTGA
- a CDS encoding type II toxin-antitoxin system RelE family toxin — MTDSALKQLGKLDRPVAQRIRSFLLDRLATLDDPRSIGEALKGGELGELWKYRVGDYRIISSIEDGALKILVVRIDNRREVYR; from the coding sequence GTGACCGATAGCGCCCTGAAACAGCTTGGCAAGCTGGATCGGCCGGTTGCCCAGCGTATCCGCAGCTTCCTGCTGGATCGATTGGCGACCTTGGATGACCCGCGCTCAATCGGTGAAGCGCTCAAAGGCGGTGAACTGGGCGAGCTCTGGAAGTACCGGGTAGGTGATTACCGCATCATCAGCAGCATCGAGGATGGTGCGTTGAAAATTCTGGTGGTGCGGATTGACAACCGGCGCGAGGTGTATCGCTAA
- a CDS encoding site-2 protease family protein, protein MNNGNWIAQIAVYAIPVLLALTVHEVARGYVAKYFGDDTAEQEGRLTFNALRHVDPIGTVLLPLLTLVLGSFMFGWAKPMPIAFEKLRNPKADMFWVSAAGPAANLLMLLFWGVVLVISLDMNLFPALKMIFAGEAEGWLANVAGAGLRINMSLMLINLLPIPPLAGGRMLISLLPDRAAMAMVRVEPYGFFIMIGLVATNALSPILGPVAFTVYRVMDLVM, encoded by the coding sequence TTGAATAACGGGAATTGGATAGCACAGATCGCGGTTTACGCGATTCCCGTATTGCTAGCCCTTACGGTACATGAAGTGGCCCGTGGCTATGTCGCCAAATATTTTGGCGACGACACGGCCGAGCAGGAAGGACGGCTGACGTTCAACGCTTTGCGCCATGTCGACCCCATCGGCACGGTGCTGCTACCCCTGCTGACGCTGGTCCTGGGTAGCTTTATGTTCGGCTGGGCCAAGCCGATGCCAATCGCTTTTGAAAAACTGCGCAATCCCAAAGCCGATATGTTTTGGGTATCCGCCGCCGGCCCTGCCGCCAATCTCCTGATGCTGCTGTTCTGGGGAGTTGTGCTGGTGATTAGCCTGGACATGAATTTGTTCCCGGCTTTGAAAATGATCTTCGCAGGTGAAGCGGAAGGCTGGCTGGCCAATGTCGCTGGTGCCGGGCTGCGGATCAATATGAGCCTGATGCTGATCAACCTGCTGCCGATACCGCCCTTGGCCGGCGGCCGCATGCTGATCTCGCTGTTGCCCGACCGGGCCGCGATGGCGATGGTCCGGGTGGAGCCATATGGGTTCTTTATCATGATCGGCTTGGTCGCGACTAATGCTTTGTCGCCGATCCTGGGGCCCGTGGCGTTTACGGTTTATCGGGTGATGGATTTGGTGATGTGA
- a CDS encoding 3',5'-nucleoside bisphosphate phosphatase: MLYVDLHAHSNISDGMLPPREVVARAHGRGCQLFALTDHDDVRGLADAADEAARLGMGFVPGVEISVSWRKHTLHIIGLGFDPRDEKLLAGLKSVRLGRDERAVRMDAELAKRGIPGVLEGARKFADNPEMIGRAHFARYLIELGKAKNMQGVFKKYLARGKPGYVSHQWASLEDAVAWIREAGGVAVIAHPGRYEFGKQTMGELIEEFKAAGGEGIEVVSGSHHPDDYLRFAKLAETNGLLASVGTDYHATGEGAREPGALPDMPSGPTPVWDRWRDRIAAAAA, from the coding sequence ATGCTTTACGTTGATCTACACGCGCATTCCAATATTTCGGATGGCATGCTGCCACCGCGCGAAGTCGTGGCGCGTGCCCACGGGCGCGGTTGCCAGCTGTTCGCGCTGACCGACCATGACGACGTGCGCGGCCTGGCCGATGCCGCCGACGAAGCCGCCCGCCTGGGCATGGGCTTCGTGCCGGGGGTCGAGATATCGGTGAGCTGGCGCAAGCACACCCTGCATATCATCGGTCTGGGCTTCGATCCCCGCGACGAAAAACTGCTGGCCGGCCTGAAATCGGTACGGCTGGGCCGCGACGAACGCGCCGTGCGCATGGACGCGGAGTTGGCGAAGCGCGGCATCCCCGGTGTGCTGGAAGGCGCCCGCAAGTTCGCCGACAACCCGGAAATGATAGGCCGCGCCCACTTTGCCCGGTACCTGATCGAACTGGGCAAGGCCAAGAATATGCAGGGCGTATTCAAGAAATACCTCGCCCGTGGCAAGCCCGGCTATGTGTCCCACCAATGGGCCAGCCTGGAAGACGCGGTCGCCTGGATACGCGAGGCCGGCGGCGTGGCGGTCATCGCCCATCCCGGCCGTTATGAATTCGGCAAGCAGACCATGGGCGAATTGATCGAGGAGTTCAAGGCCGCGGGCGGGGAGGGTATCGAAGTGGTATCCGGCAGCCACCACCCTGACGACTACCTGCGCTTTGCCAAGCTCGCCGAAACCAATGGACTGCTGGCCTCGGTCGGTACCGATTACCACGCCACCGGCGAAGGCGCCCGCGAACCGGGCGCGCTGCCCGATATGCCGTCCGGCCCCACGCCCGTCTGGGACCGCTGGCGTGATCGCATAGCGGCCGCTGCCGCATAA
- the greB gene encoding transcription elongation factor GreB: MNKAFTKEDDGDEDDFLPPEQRLPASTKNYMTPGGWERMRAELHELVSKERPALTQMINWAAGNGDRSENGDYIYGKKRLREIDRRIRFLTKRMENAEVVDPATREATDQVFFSATVTVLRGNGEEQTVSIVGVDELDLDKQHISWISPLARCLLKAREGETVLLRGPAGPEEIDILEVVYRALD, translated from the coding sequence ATGAACAAGGCATTCACCAAGGAAGACGACGGCGATGAAGACGATTTTCTTCCGCCCGAGCAGCGGCTGCCCGCATCGACCAAGAATTACATGACCCCTGGCGGCTGGGAGCGCATGCGCGCCGAGCTGCATGAACTGGTCAGCAAGGAACGGCCCGCCCTGACCCAGATGATCAACTGGGCGGCCGGCAATGGCGACCGTTCGGAAAACGGCGACTATATCTATGGCAAAAAGCGCCTGCGCGAAATCGATCGTCGCATCCGCTTTCTGACCAAGCGCATGGAAAACGCCGAAGTGGTCGATCCGGCCACCCGCGAAGCCACCGACCAGGTGTTTTTCAGCGCCACGGTCACGGTGTTGCGCGGCAATGGCGAGGAGCAGACCGTCAGCATCGTCGGGGTGGACGAACTGGACCTGGATAAGCAGCACATCAGCTGGATTTCGCCGCTGGCACGCTGCCTGCTGAAGGCTCGCGAGGGCGAGACGGTGCTGCTGCGCGGCCCGGCCGGCCCGGAGGAAATCGACATCCTCGAAGTGGTCTACCGCGCCCTGGATTGA
- the relB gene encoding type II toxin-antitoxin system RelB family antitoxin: MYCTQLKEDAIMLAIRLPQDIETRLENLAQRTGRTKSFYVREAIMEHLEDLEDLYLAEQVLRRVRSGEEQTYTLAEVEAKLGLAD; encoded by the coding sequence ATGTATTGCACTCAACTCAAGGAGGACGCCATCATGCTGGCCATCCGTCTCCCGCAAGACATCGAGACCCGCCTGGAAAATCTGGCGCAGCGCACTGGGCGCACCAAGAGCTTCTATGTTCGCGAAGCGATCATGGAGCACTTGGAAGACCTGGAAGACCTCTACCTGGCCGAGCAGGTACTGCGGCGCGTGCGCAGTGGCGAGGAGCAGACTTACACCCTGGCAGAAGTAGAGGCAAAGCTTGGCCTGGCGGATTGA
- a CDS encoding DNA-binding protein: MTSRLLKSLHETALDFADIGLVDAQTMREFDALYLPPVKDYTADEIKNLRLHK; this comes from the coding sequence ATGACAAGCCGACTACTGAAATCGCTGCACGAAACTGCCCTGGACTTCGCCGACATTGGATTGGTCGACGCGCAGACCATGCGCGAGTTCGATGCGTTGTACTTACCGCCGGTAAAGGACTACACGGCGGACGAGATCAAGAATCTGCGTTTGCACAAATGA
- a CDS encoding aminotransferase-like domain-containing protein, translating to MQPFTVEHALAQPLVEQIVEQFIARIGDKSLRAGSRLPSIRGFAGQYHVSKFTVVEAYDRLVALGYVQSRRGAGFFVASRVEAHAHAPVRRAPPLRRCVDSLWLLRHDALTSDNDILKPGCGWLPADWMPQAELEKALRDLTRRPNARLTAYGEPFGYRPLRQQLTVRLAELEIEAEPEQIVLTNGAMQALDLIARYFVDEGDAVLVDEPGFFNVFANQKLNGARLYGVPRTANGPDVVVLEQLLAEHKPKLFITNSVLHNPTGTSLNRATAFRILQLAEKYDLTIVEDDIYSDFQTGPGERLAALDQLERVIYIGSFSKTLSANLRVGFIAADPKRAQDLCDLKLLTGLSSSEAAERVIHAMLTEGAYRKHMERVKSRLKQTADTVLPRLEALGFVLWAQPSGGMFCHARLPGLEDTAPLAQSALQEGLMQAPGVLFCPQGGPTPWLRFNVAHMEDERVWDWLARVAAGVPARAL from the coding sequence ATGCAACCCTTTACAGTCGAACACGCCTTGGCCCAGCCCCTGGTCGAGCAGATCGTCGAGCAATTTATTGCTCGCATCGGCGATAAAAGCCTGCGGGCCGGCAGCCGGCTACCGTCGATCCGCGGCTTTGCCGGCCAGTACCATGTTTCCAAATTCACCGTCGTGGAAGCCTACGACCGCCTGGTCGCGCTCGGCTATGTGCAATCGCGGCGCGGCGCGGGTTTCTTCGTGGCGTCCCGGGTGGAGGCGCACGCCCATGCGCCGGTCCGGCGGGCGCCGCCCTTGCGGCGCTGTGTCGATAGCCTGTGGCTGCTGCGGCATGATGCGCTGACCTCCGATAACGACATCCTCAAACCCGGTTGCGGTTGGCTGCCGGCGGATTGGATGCCGCAGGCCGAACTGGAAAAAGCGCTGCGCGACCTCACGCGCCGGCCCAATGCCCGCCTGACCGCCTATGGCGAGCCCTTTGGCTACCGCCCGCTGCGCCAGCAACTGACCGTACGCTTGGCGGAGCTGGAAATCGAGGCCGAGCCGGAGCAGATCGTGCTGACCAATGGCGCCATGCAGGCGCTGGACCTGATCGCACGCTATTTTGTCGATGAGGGCGATGCGGTCCTGGTGGACGAGCCGGGTTTCTTCAATGTCTTCGCCAACCAGAAACTGAACGGCGCCCGCCTATATGGCGTGCCGCGCACAGCCAACGGCCCGGACGTGGTGGTGCTGGAGCAATTGCTGGCTGAGCATAAGCCCAAGCTTTTCATCACCAACAGCGTGCTGCACAACCCCACCGGCACCAGCCTGAACCGCGCCACCGCCTTCCGCATCCTGCAGTTGGCCGAAAAGTACGACCTGACCATCGTCGAAGACGATATCTACAGCGATTTCCAGACCGGCCCGGGCGAACGGCTGGCAGCTTTGGACCAGCTGGAACGGGTGATCTATATCGGCAGCTTTTCCAAGACGCTGTCGGCCAACCTGCGGGTGGGCTTTATCGCCGCCGACCCCAAGCGTGCGCAGGATCTGTGCGATCTCAAGCTGCTCACCGGCCTATCCAGCTCGGAAGCGGCCGAACGGGTGATCCACGCCATGCTGACCGAAGGCGCCTACCGCAAACATATGGAGCGCGTGAAAAGCCGCCTGAAACAAACCGCCGATACCGTCCTGCCGCGTTTGGAAGCGCTGGGCTTCGTGCTGTGGGCGCAACCCTCCGGCGGCATGTTCTGCCACGCCCGCCTGCCTGGCCTGGAAGACACGGCGCCGCTGGCCCAGAGCGCCCTGCAGGAAGGTTTGATGCAGGCGCCCGGGGTACTTTTCTGCCCCCAGGGCGGTCCCACGCCATGGCTTCGCTTCAATGTGGCGCACATGGAAGACGAGCGGGTTTGGGATTGGTTGGCACGAGTCGCGGCGGGAGTGCCCGCGCGCGCGCTATAA
- a CDS encoding pseudouridine synthase yields the protein MAPPRKPAPKSAAPFTPRGERARPPQGEAGQGRAGDNRRSQSGRKEEADGNRAAPAGSAAGRDKRHFAEDTRRGNPVPRSSDRADGTRTDVPRGPRGAVVADGRRPPVEGARGGRGRPVEGQGRDAYPGAPAGTRTPRAGGTGRPGAEGGRGRSADAQAPRGAATTRTGADAQRKLRGQGFGSIENQQIDRGDEAARRELRRNTRKAPIVVADLPVEPAKKMLVRHGNEKHERQALELREKRVEAHYVGDLRIQKALALSGVGSRRDCDEWVAAGRVSIDGQVAKPGARVAMGNRVLVDGKPIQIKWPDRLPRIVMYHKQEGEIVSRDDPEGRTTVFERLPKVQSSAWIAVGRLDFNTSGLLIFTTSGDLANRLMHPSFEVQREYAVRVLGQLTDEQKKELVTGVTLEDGEARFEMLEDQGGEGSNHWYRVILKEGRNREVRRMFEHFELTVSRLMRVRFGMLAMPSRLKRGQYYELDEPEVLSVLKWAGLSLTGRVPTR from the coding sequence ATGGCCCCGCCACGCAAACCCGCCCCGAAATCCGCCGCCCCGTTCACCCCTCGCGGTGAGCGCGCGCGTCCCCCCCAGGGCGAAGCTGGCCAAGGCCGCGCGGGCGATAATCGCCGCAGCCAGAGCGGCCGCAAGGAAGAAGCAGACGGCAATCGCGCAGCACCCGCCGGCTCGGCCGCCGGCCGCGACAAGCGTCATTTCGCCGAAGATACCCGCCGTGGCAACCCGGTGCCGCGCAGCAGCGACCGGGCCGACGGCACCCGCACCGACGTCCCGCGCGGCCCCCGTGGCGCAGTCGTGGCGGACGGCCGCCGCCCGCCAGTCGAAGGCGCGCGCGGTGGACGCGGGCGTCCGGTCGAAGGCCAAGGCCGCGACGCTTATCCCGGCGCACCGGCCGGTACCCGGACACCCCGTGCCGGCGGCACCGGCCGGCCCGGCGCGGAAGGCGGCCGTGGCCGTAGCGCCGATGCGCAAGCGCCACGCGGCGCCGCGACCACCCGCACGGGTGCGGACGCCCAGCGCAAGCTGCGCGGCCAGGGTTTCGGCAGCATAGAAAACCAGCAGATCGACCGTGGCGACGAAGCCGCCCGCCGCGAACTGCGCCGCAATACCCGCAAAGCCCCCATCGTGGTGGCCGATTTGCCGGTGGAACCAGCCAAGAAGATGCTGGTGCGCCACGGCAACGAAAAACACGAAAGACAGGCGCTTGAGCTGCGTGAAAAGCGCGTCGAAGCCCATTATGTCGGCGATCTGCGTATCCAGAAGGCGCTGGCCTTGTCCGGCGTCGGCTCGCGTCGCGACTGCGACGAATGGGTCGCGGCCGGCCGCGTCAGCATCGACGGCCAGGTCGCCAAGCCCGGCGCACGGGTCGCCATGGGCAATCGCGTGCTGGTGGACGGCAAGCCCATCCAGATCAAATGGCCGGACCGGCTGCCGCGTATCGTGATGTACCACAAGCAGGAAGGCGAAATCGTCAGCCGCGACGACCCGGAAGGCCGCACCACCGTGTTCGAGCGCCTGCCCAAGGTGCAAAGCTCGGCCTGGATCGCCGTGGGCCGGCTGGACTTCAATACCTCCGGCCTGCTGATCTTCACCACCTCGGGCGACCTGGCCAACCGGCTGATGCACCCCAGCTTTGAAGTGCAGCGCGAGTACGCGGTGCGGGTGCTGGGCCAGTTGACCGACGAGCAGAAGAAGGAGCTGGTCACCGGCGTCACGCTGGAAGACGGCGAAGCACGCTTCGAGATGCTGGAAGACCAGGGCGGCGAAGGTAGCAACCATTGGTATCGCGTCATCCTCAAGGAAGGCCGCAACCGCGAAGTTCGCCGTATGTTCGAACATTTCGAACTGACGGTATCGCGCCTGATGCGGGTCCGCTTCGGCATGTTGGCCATGCCCTCGCGCCTCAAGCGTGGCCAGTACTACGAACTGGACGAACCGGAAGTCTTGTCGGTGCTGAAATGGGCCGGCCTTAGCCTGACCGGCCGGGTACCTACCCGCTGA
- the nadS gene encoding NadS family protein, giving the protein MNKTMFDELLASVEEMDKIARGELKAGRVTEITEPTVQAVREKTGLSQTRFARLIGVSKRTLENWEHGRRHPTGPARALLRIVDADPQRAIHALHR; this is encoded by the coding sequence ATGAACAAGACGATGTTTGATGAACTACTGGCCAGCGTCGAGGAAATGGACAAGATCGCACGCGGCGAGCTAAAGGCTGGGCGAGTCACCGAGATTACCGAACCAACTGTACAGGCAGTGCGGGAAAAGACCGGGCTCTCGCAAACCCGTTTTGCACGGTTGATTGGCGTCAGCAAGCGAACGCTGGAAAACTGGGAGCACGGCCGCCGGCACCCGACTGGTCCTGCGCGTGCCTTGCTACGCATCGTGGACGCAGACCCGCAGCGAGCCATTCACGCATTACACCGATAG
- a CDS encoding CPBP family intramembrane glutamic endopeptidase, with translation MIVRRIDAQLTRLANQPLWQFVVVVYTVSLVVKIAIMMMASEAAVAVGQPLLRYQGDAQRSLLVLFIQGVVLAPLLETWLFQQLPIRLVGRFSRGLVLPILLSSLIFTLLHYHRLLAGMLNAAVMGLVLASAYCYRARRPDGHPFIAVAAIHGLHNLLAWSVQWAQRSGLVPAG, from the coding sequence GTGATCGTTCGGCGCATCGATGCCCAACTGACCCGGCTGGCCAATCAACCGCTTTGGCAGTTCGTCGTGGTCGTCTACACGGTTTCGCTGGTGGTCAAGATCGCCATCATGATGATGGCGAGCGAAGCAGCCGTCGCGGTAGGCCAGCCATTGCTGCGGTATCAGGGCGATGCCCAGCGTTCGCTGCTGGTGCTGTTTATCCAGGGCGTAGTGTTGGCGCCCTTGTTGGAAACCTGGCTGTTTCAGCAGTTGCCTATCCGGCTGGTCGGCAGATTCAGCCGTGGCCTGGTCTTGCCAATCCTGCTTAGCAGCCTCATCTTCACCCTGCTGCACTACCACAGGCTGCTGGCCGGGATGTTGAACGCGGCCGTGATGGGCCTGGTGCTGGCTAGTGCTTACTGCTACCGTGCCCGCCGTCCTGATGGACATCCCTTTATCGCCGTTGCGGCCATCCATGGCCTGCATAATTTGCTGGCGTGGTCGGTACAGTGGGCGCAGCGGAGTGGCTTGGTGCCGGCTGGTTAA
- a CDS encoding sensor domain-containing diguanylate cyclase, with protein sequence MGLRGKLLFSLVALLGVLGLASTLILRSSVLASYQQIELEASQDDMARLVQTLEAELLQLNQVTREWGNWTELYNYLANRNRDFRNENLSPTNLALSGVWYLAIYDLAGHTVEAHSLNPRTSQPVDLGQLAQSDNPIRAILGQQPEASPDNCGLARVAQGLLMLCRLPILDSEGKLPSRGVIVMGRLLDPPALQRIANQTRLQFELLSAPTQTKPPPTGEPRTLFSPLGYGPVGYLQGEDRYELHWTLRDLAGRPCGELLLPWPRSIMTRGREVLVQAQWQLTLLTLLGAFGMLLVIDRVLLVRLKRLSNELDDIRAGQDWAKRTSDSSADEIGGVAQHTNELLTVIAAQMLELEQRAQTDPLTGLANRRAFDQRLLHEIRLQRRKGQPLALVMLDVDFFKRYNDAYGHQAGDAALRVVARCMSGQAKRPGDLPVRLGGEEFAILLADTNLAAACDIAERVRLALLAEALPHKQSDVAEVLSISLGVAMLQSDDTPESLYARADTALYAAKHAGRNQVVSKATETD encoded by the coding sequence ATGGGCTTACGCGGCAAACTACTGTTCAGCCTGGTCGCCTTGCTGGGCGTGCTTGGATTGGCCAGTACGCTGATTCTGCGCAGCAGCGTACTGGCCAGCTACCAGCAGATCGAACTGGAAGCCTCGCAAGACGATATGGCCCGCCTGGTGCAGACCCTGGAAGCGGAGTTGTTGCAGTTGAACCAGGTCACCCGCGAGTGGGGCAATTGGACCGAGCTGTACAATTACCTGGCCAACCGCAATCGCGATTTCCGCAACGAAAACCTAAGCCCGACCAATCTGGCGCTATCCGGCGTGTGGTACCTGGCCATCTACGACCTGGCCGGCCATACCGTCGAGGCGCACAGCCTGAATCCCCGCACCAGCCAGCCCGTCGATCTGGGCCAGCTGGCACAAAGCGATAATCCCATCCGGGCCATCCTGGGCCAACAGCCGGAAGCCTCGCCCGACAATTGCGGCTTGGCACGGGTCGCACAGGGGCTGCTGATGCTGTGCCGGCTACCGATACTGGATAGCGAAGGCAAGCTGCCTAGCCGTGGGGTGATCGTGATGGGCCGCTTGCTCGACCCACCGGCCTTGCAGCGTATCGCCAACCAGACCCGCCTGCAGTTCGAGTTACTGTCCGCACCGACGCAAACCAAGCCGCCGCCCACGGGGGAGCCGCGCACCTTGTTTTCGCCGCTGGGCTACGGCCCGGTCGGCTATCTGCAGGGCGAGGATCGCTACGAATTGCACTGGACCTTGCGCGACTTGGCAGGCCGTCCCTGCGGCGAGCTCCTGCTGCCCTGGCCGCGCAGCATCATGACGCGGGGGCGGGAAGTGCTGGTGCAGGCGCAGTGGCAACTGACCCTGCTGACCCTGCTGGGCGCCTTCGGCATGTTGCTGGTAATCGACCGGGTGCTGTTGGTCAGGCTGAAGCGACTGAGCAATGAGCTGGACGATATCCGCGCCGGCCAGGACTGGGCCAAGCGCACCAGCGATAGCTCGGCCGATGAGATAGGCGGCGTGGCGCAACATACCAACGAGCTGCTGACGGTGATCGCGGCGCAGATGCTGGAACTGGAGCAGCGCGCCCAGACCGACCCCCTGACCGGCCTGGCCAACCGGCGTGCCTTCGATCAACGGCTGCTGCATGAAATCCGCCTGCAACGGCGCAAGGGCCAGCCGCTGGCGCTGGTCATGCTGGATGTGGATTTTTTCAAGCGCTACAACGACGCCTATGGGCACCAGGCCGGCGATGCCGCCTTGCGCGTGGTGGCGCGCTGCATGAGCGGCCAGGCGAAGCGGCCGGGTGATCTGCCGGTGCGCCTGGGTGGCGAGGAGTTCGCCATCCTGCTGGCGGATACCAACCTGGCGGCTGCCTGCGATATCGCCGAACGGGTCAGGCTGGCACTGCTGGCGGAGGCGCTGCCGCACAAGCAATCCGACGTGGCGGAGGTGTTGAGCATCAGCCTGGGGGTGGCGATGCTGCAGTCCGACGACACGCCGGAAAGCCTGTACGCCCGCGCCGACACCGCCCTCTACGCCGCCAAGCACGCGGGGCGCAACCAGGTGGTGAGCAAGGCGACGGAGACGGATTAG
- a CDS encoding site-2 protease family protein, translating to MDTGNWIAQIAVYAIPVLLAITVHEAAHGYVAKYFGDNTAEREGRLSLNPLRHIEPIGTVLVPLLTLYFGNFLFGWAKPVPVVFEKLRHPKADMLWVAAAGPASNLLMLLIWGIVLVNSLGMNLIPALNMVRSGGVDDWLANVACAGVRINMSLMLLNLLPLPPLDGGRILISLLPDRASMVMTRVEPFGVFILVALIATNTLSAILGPLMLTTYKVLDSLL from the coding sequence TTGGATACCGGGAACTGGATAGCACAGATTGCGGTTTACGCGATCCCCGTACTGTTAGCCATTACGGTACATGAAGCGGCCCACGGCTATGTCGCCAAGTATTTCGGCGACAACACCGCCGAGCGGGAAGGGCGCCTGTCGCTCAATCCGCTCCGCCATATCGAACCCATCGGCACCGTGCTGGTACCGCTGCTGACCTTGTACTTCGGCAACTTCCTGTTCGGTTGGGCCAAGCCGGTACCGGTGGTTTTCGAAAAATTGCGTCATCCCAAGGCCGATATGCTGTGGGTAGCGGCGGCCGGCCCTGCTTCCAATCTGCTGATGCTGCTGATCTGGGGGATTGTGCTGGTGAATAGCCTGGGAATGAACTTGATCCCGGCCTTGAATATGGTCCGATCCGGCGGCGTGGACGACTGGCTGGCCAATGTCGCCTGCGCCGGAGTACGGATCAATATGAGCTTGATGCTGCTGAATCTGCTGCCGTTACCGCCACTGGACGGCGGTCGGATACTGATTTCGCTGCTGCCGGATCGGGCTTCGATGGTGATGACCAGGGTGGAACCGTTTGGGGTCTTTATTCTGGTTGCGTTGATTGCTACCAATACGCTGTCGGCGATCCTGGGGCCTTTGATGCTGACTACGTATAAAGTGTTGGATTCGTTGTTGTGA